TTATCAAGAGTGATGCCAACCAGAACTTCACCCACATCACCATACATCCTCCCTCCATGCCTATAATCTGTCAGCTAGGCTACTCATCAGAACAAAGTTGGTGCAATAAAGGGGTAAAAAGGACCTATCTTACTGTCAAGTTTTGTGAGCAGTAGTTAAGGTGTAGTAGTTAAGTGAACTAGGCTAAAATCATGAATTCTACTCCTACTTTGGGCACGATGCTAGATGGGTGACCTTAGCCTAGTGTTTCTCTCCCAGCCCCAGGAAAGAGGTAATGGCAAAAAAGGCATTTCTGAAATCTTaataagaaaacttcagggagttCTCTAACTGGTAACTTCTCTAAGTGGTCATCAGAAGTCACCACTGACTCaaagcacccccccccccaataatctagGGCCAAAGGGGAGAGAATGTGGGGGGTGGGGCAAGACATAAAGACATCCAAATATCTGGGAAAATAGGAAAGGCATGAAGCGAGGACAGTCCCTAATTTAGACTGAGGATCAACCTGACCCTGTTATCAGTCCACTTCATATGGAATCTTTAAAGTCATCTTCAGGAATATGCAGGACTACAGCAGGTCTTTGCAGTGCATTATATAGGTATACATCAGGGAATTCTTTGCATACAAGGGGAACAATATTATGCTCAAAATACAGAATTCCCAAAAAACAGTTGTACACTGCCACTGCATCATACTCTTTAGAACAGAATGGTGGCAGACAAGAGGTAAGAGATACTCAAGTTAATGTTAGATTTGGTGTGAGTCAaggaaccaggctagaaagtgatgactgtgagttctactcctttCTTGGGCCTAGACAGCTATTAAGCCGCTCTCTTTGACTTACCCATTACTTTCCCCTGACTTCACCTCCAACACAGTATGTGGCTGAAGCGTttttacacatatacacacataccccTCAAGTGGTAAACATaccaatattccttcttcctctgAGTTGGGCTAAAAGAGTGTGTCTCCCAGCTAGTTTTTCATACATAAGGCAGGAACTGCAACATAGCCTTCTGGTTTCTAGACCCACACCTTcatctctacaccaggggtgtcaaactcacattgtcatggcggCATCATGTGGCGTATTGGgagtttttcccccttcactaaactgggtgtgggcgtggccagcatgtgtcgCATCTGGCCTGAGgatcgggagtttgacagccctgctctacacCAAATTACACCAAGCTTATCTTATATAACAACTTACGCAGtcatgaggattttaaaaaaagaagagcagTACTTAACAATGTTTCTTTCTCTAGTCTTTGGAAGCAACCTTGACGATTCTGAAAGAAATTACCAGAATGTTATTACTCCAAACAGAACAAGAGCAATGAAAGCTAAGTCAGGTATGAAATTCTTAAAAACACAAAAGCATCTAGggattgaaatttaaaatcatgggttttttttgctaGTTTGGGAAAGATTAAAAAGTCTCAACGGGCAGAGCTGGAAATacttattatttctattatccCCCCCACACGCCCTATTCATGCCTATTTAAACAATTGCTATAATATTAACAATACTACTAAAAGAATGAGATGATGATCTTATGAATACTTGATTATGAAATTGTTGGTAGTcttctagttttgttttgttttttaattttatcccaaaGATTTTGGAGTCTAGGTGGCTCTGTGGAATTGAAtagtatcttcaataaattgtaAACCAGGACTCCTGGTTGTCTTTTTAAACCCCTGTGTCCTTCCAGAAAAGCaagtttaaaaagtataaaagttGATGACATACGGCCAAGATAACATTATTTTGACCCATTCACCCCATCTTTCCCTTTATACCCCACAATGTCCTCTTCTCAGGGGTGGGGGTTGGGAAATATTTTGCTTAGGCAGAGGCTCTTTTCAATATTCTCACTCTGTACACATGCCTCcatctgcttatttattttatttatttattttgtcaatcatatataagataacaggtaaaagtataaacataatttggatacatgaaaagagtaagtaaaaaggaaaattaggacagggacggtaggcgtgcaggtgcacttatgcatgctccttacagacctcttaggaatggggtgaggtctacagtagatagcttaagcttaaagttttggggatttggaggagaaaccacagagtcaggtagtgcattccaggcattgaccactctgttactgaagtcatattttctgcaatcgagtttggagcagtttaccttgagtttgtatctattgtttgcacatgtattgttgtggttgaagctgaagtagtcattgacaggtagaacattgtggtagataattttatgtactatacttaggtcagactgaagtcgacatagttctaaattgtctaagcccaaaatttggagtctggtagcataaggtattttactgagggtagaggagtggaggactcttcttgtcaaatatctctggattctctcaattgtatttatgtccgatatgcagtgcggattccagacagatgagctgtattcaagaattggttaggcaaatgttttgtacgctctagttagtagtacaattatatatatttgttctgcTTTCTACTACCAGCTATCTCACTATATACTAATCAGTTTGCCTTCTATTGGTTATTTACAGGGGTGCCTTCATTTGTGCGGATTGCCAGTCATAAGGGCTGCATCTGTTCCAGAACATCTAAGATCATTCTTTACATCTTGGTGTGTGTATCCCTGTTGATGGCAACAGCTGCTTTTCTGCTGGCTTTTTTGAAATGTATGTTCAACATTTCAATTACTACCTCATCTGATGTGCTTATTCATGTTAGTTGTCATTCTCAAACTTTGCTACGAGACAACTCATTTAtaggcaacaaaaaaaaaacattttaaaaatacagctaTAATGAAAGAGTTTCCCACAAAACAAGATGTTGACTATCCTACTTTCATTTCCTTCTAATCAGCCAACTTTGTAGGTGACTCATGCTATTGCATTCCTCTTTTATGGTTGATGATTGGTTCATTCAGTCACCCAGATGCAGAGATAGAGGAGAATTATGGGCTCTCAGCAATCCCAGAATGATTCCTACAGAAAGCAGAAAGTGGGGATCTCCTGGTGAGAAAAGTTCTCAGTGTTACTCTGAAATTGATAAAACCTTTGGCCCTGTAGAAATGGAAAATATCTTCAGAAATATACATGCCTCAGCTATCCTGAGATTGGGGAAATTATACTTACTGGTTTACCATGTTAAAGCTGTAATAAGTGGTGTGGGTTGGAGGAAAATCATAGAAACAGAAAATTAATGCCATAAAAAGACCTAATGCTCCATTGACTTTACCCTTTGAGGTTCTTTTGTTGtagttattattttctttttaatttatttattgtatttattactatttttataagTCCCAGGAAGGATTATAGGAGATGTTTTGTATTTGTACTATGTTGGTATTGTTGGTATAGTAGTATGGAATTATAGAATCCTTGCAATACCCTCTTACTTACATTGCATGGCTCTCTGTGCCCTGCAGTTCTCCCTCAGTGTCCAAAAGGCTGGCTGAAGTTCCAGACAAATTGCTATTACTTCTCTGCTGATCAACAACCTTGGGAGAAGGCAATGAGTAACTGCCAAAGCCTCAAAGCTCACCTGGTAGTGGTTGATGATAAAAATGACATAGATAAACAGGTGAGCCATTCCTTATGAGACAGGTTGTCTTGCACTCTAAAGTTTTTTCCTGCAACTATTCCTCATTCATCCCTATTCTTACAAGAGGTAAGGCACAAATATAGTACAAACATTTCCAATTGTGTGCAGTTCAAATTTTCTTCTGCCATCTGTTTCCTAAAGATTAAGTGTGTGAAATAAATCTTAACATTTTAAGAGGAGAGTATATCTCCTAAACATTCTCTGTTTCATTAAAGATCTGAAACCTTAACAAAAAAGAAGCctttctatctccctccctccttccctccctctttctctctctctttgtataaaaaatgcaaacattttttAGTGAGCTGATATGTACACAGACTTCAGAAAGATTCCAGATGGAAGCTGCATTATTCCAATGCatactaaaaaaaattatattggcaTAACAATTACCGGTTTGATTGTTATTCCAAATTTATCCTCTAAACCTTCTGTTCTAGCTTGCTGCTAAATGGTTGTGTCCTGATTTATATTGTGAGAAGGACAAGAGTTAGTGCAGaatttcctctctcttctttgcACTAACACTCCCCCCCATCACTGCTCTTCAGCTGTTATTCATGGTGGTCTAAGTTACTAAGCCGAGTATTGGCTTGGAGACCTAGTGGGTCCACTGTGAAATAAAACAGACTCCTCCACCGCCTCAAGTAGAATGGACCTGTTGCATTTGCCCACATCGTCAAACCAATTGCATCCCTAGGGATTTCTTGACTGTGACATTGAACTGAATGTGAGATACCTGATTGTAAAACTCCCAAGTCGAAAGCACCTCAGATATGAGTTCAGGAGGAAAAAATTTTTTGGCACAGCATGTTCGAACGGTACTTGAGTGCAACTGGGAAAAGATATGAAGATAACTGaccccactgttaatcccagtctGTCCTCTGAGTTATCTGTTGAAGCTTGCTGCTGGATGGTGTTCTGGAAatctttgaatttttctttgagTATAAATAATtgagattcattcattcacatctcagtcagaggtggatttcagcaggttctgaccagttctggagaactggtagcagaaattttgagtagttcggagaactggtaaatatcacctctgactggccccgtccccatctattctctgcctcctgagtcgcagctcatcaggaggaaatggagattttacagtatccttcccttggagtggggagggaatggagattttacagtatccttccctgccacgcctaccaagtcatgcccaccaagccatgccacacccaccacacccacagaaccagtagtaaaaaaattttgaaacccaccactgatctcagtgtatgtatttttaaaaaaagaattttcagGTGCAGCTTTTATTTATGTCTTGGATTGTTTTAAGAGAAGTGAAATTCAATAAACTTAAATCTGCTGCAATCCTAGTTTGGGTGAATGCCACCAGTATCCTTAACCCAGATTCAGTGAATTGGGTCACAGTCATAGCTCCAGACATTAATATAATCCTTTTTCGCTTTAATTTCCCCCCAGGAATTTCTAGATCATCTAAAAAATACTAGCTATTGGATTGGCCTCAGGAAGTACCCTAAAGACAAGTGGATGTGGATAAATGGTAAACCCTTTCCAGAGACGTAAGTAAAAGTTACTGGTGATGGCTCTTTCTCTGATTGCTCATTTCATGGTAAGTCTTttaggagagaaaaggagagagggaaccTCTAAGAAAGTAGCCACATCTGAATGGGATTGAAATagatttttcaaaacattttaagaTATTTTCTGATTATTGTGACACCTTTATATCATGAGTATGTAGGGTAGTTCAAAACCTCTTATTTACAAGGACAAACTCTCACTTGCCATGTTCATTTAATCTGCTCAAAAG
This genomic window from Ahaetulla prasina isolate Xishuangbanna chromosome 2, ASM2864084v1, whole genome shotgun sequence contains:
- the CLEC4M gene encoding C-type lectin domain family 4 member M isoform X1 is translated as MEVFVFVCMVSKLQEELLGVLQHRSIVILSKQNTDCLWGSSWISFWKKFLEPYHTRGVEHMEDQMKVFGSNLDDSERNYQNVITPNRTRAMKAKSGVPSFVRIASHKGCICSRTSKIILYILVCVSLLMATAAFLLAFLKFLPQCPKGWLKFQTNCYYFSADQQPWEKAMSNCQSLKAHLVVVDDKNDIDKQEFLDHLKNTSYWIGLRKYPKDKWMWINGKPFPETTQSIENNEKENCMYNFWKDSKSRKKKTACTEYFPYICEKEQI
- the CLEC4M gene encoding C-type lectin domain family 4 member M isoform X2; this encodes MEDQMKVFGSNLDDSERNYQNVITPNRTRAMKAKSGVPSFVRIASHKGCICSRTSKIILYILVCVSLLMATAAFLLAFLKFLPQCPKGWLKFQTNCYYFSADQQPWEKAMSNCQSLKAHLVVVDDKNDIDKQEFLDHLKNTSYWIGLRKYPKDKWMWINGKPFPETTQSIENNEKENCMYNFWKDSKSRKKKTACTEYFPYICEKEQI